The Nitrospirota bacterium genome contains the following window.
GGTATTCATCCCGTGTATCGGGAAGTTGGGGTGCATTGCGCCTGCGGCAACAAATATAAGACCCGATCGACGGGCGGCGATATCAATGTCGATATCTGTTCAAACTGCCATCCGTTTTTCACGGGGACGCAGAAAATCATCGATACCGAAGGACGCGTCGAACGATTCAAGAAGAAGTACGCCAAGAAAGAGAAGTAGTTCGAGACGTGATCATACGAGGGACCCTGCTTCGCTGAGGGGCAGGGTCTCTTTGTTTTTGCGCATCAGGGGTGGAGTGCGAATTTAAAGGGAACGGGGCCATGGAAGCCGTCTTGCTGAAGAAATGGGAAGTGCTGGCCACTCGATTCGATGAGTTGACCAATCAGCTCATGGACCCGTCTTTGATGAGCCAGCCTTCGCAGTTGCACAAGGTCAATAAGGAGCGGACGGATATCGAGCCCGCGGCCAAGCTGCTCGTCACCTATCGGGACAACGTCAGGCAGTTGGAAGAAGCGGTTCAAATCCTTGCGGACCCCACGGCCGGAACCGAGATGCATAAGATGGCGATGGAAGAGAGCGCCCAGCTCGAACGTCAGCAGGCCGAGATCGAACAGCAGGCCCAAGAGTTTCTCATTCCCAAAGATCCGCGAGACGAAAAAAGTCTGCTTTTCGAAGTTCGTGCCGGAACCGGCGGTGACGAGGCGGCGCTTTTCGCCGGGGTTTTGTTTCGTATGTACAGTAAATATGCCGAGAGCAAGGGTTTTAAGGTCGATGTGGTCGAAGCCACAGAAATCGGGGGCGGAGGTTACAAGGGCGTCGTCGCACTGATTGAAGGTAAGGGCGCGTACAGTCATTTCAAGTTCGAGGCTGGGGTTCACCGGGTGCAGCGTGTCCCCGTGACCGAGGCGAGTGGCCGGATTCATACCTCGACCGTCACTGTTGCGGTGATGCCCGAAGTGGACGAAGTCGATGTTCAGATCGATCCCATGGATCTTCGAATCGACACCTTCTGTTCATCCGGCGCCGGAGGCCAGAGCGTCAACACGACAAAGTCGGCCGTGCGGATCACCCATATTCCGACTGGTGTGGTAGTGAGTTGTCAGGATGAACGGTCGCAACTGAAGAACCGCACAAAGGCGATGCGGACTCTGCGGGCCAGAATCGTCGAGGCGGAGCGGGAGAAGCAAGACGCGGAAACTGCGCAGAACCGCAAGGCTCAGGTGGGTACGGGCGAGAGGAGCGAGAAGATCCGCACCTATAACTTCCCGCAGAACCGGGTAACCGACCATCGTGTCGGTGTGACCTTGCATAAGTTGGAGCAGGTGCTCGAAGGCGACCTCGACGAATTCGTTCAGGCGTTGAAAGCTCAGCGTCAGCAAGAAGTGGGGGTTGCATAATATGGACGCGGTCGCTCTTCTCCCTCAGTCGGTTGGACAAGCCACGCTTGGCGAGGTCATTGTCGAGGCTCGCCAGCTGCTGGAGCAGGCCGGCATCGAGACTGCGGAGCAGGAAGCCCTGTGGATTATGGCGCATGTGCTCCATCTTTCTACACATCATGTTGTGACCGACCGAGACCGACGCCTCTCCTCTTCCGAGCTCTTGGCC
Protein-coding sequences here:
- the prfA gene encoding peptide chain release factor 1, whose amino-acid sequence is MEAVLLKKWEVLATRFDELTNQLMDPSLMSQPSQLHKVNKERTDIEPAAKLLVTYRDNVRQLEEAVQILADPTAGTEMHKMAMEESAQLERQQAEIEQQAQEFLIPKDPRDEKSLLFEVRAGTGGDEAALFAGVLFRMYSKYAESKGFKVDVVEATEIGGGGYKGVVALIEGKGAYSHFKFEAGVHRVQRVPVTEASGRIHTSTVTVAVMPEVDEVDVQIDPMDLRIDTFCSSGAGGQSVNTTKSAVRITHIPTGVVVSCQDERSQLKNRTKAMRTLRARIVEAEREKQDAETAQNRKAQVGTGERSEKIRTYNFPQNRVTDHRVGVTLHKLEQVLEGDLDEFVQALKAQRQQEVGVA
- the rpmE gene encoding 50S ribosomal protein L31, yielding MKKGIHPVYREVGVHCACGNKYKTRSTGGDINVDICSNCHPFFTGTQKIIDTEGRVERFKKKYAKKEK